A region of Flavobacterium album DNA encodes the following proteins:
- a CDS encoding response regulator has product MTNRVKCIMLVDDNKIDNFFHERVIKKCDAAETIIAKESAHDALEYLTACEAIPDIIFLDVNMPGMNGWDFLAEYKKLDLTHECLVVVMISDFNDPDDEALEATKGIFSDFRPKPLTKEILEEVIKKYSSGEKTS; this is encoded by the coding sequence ATGACAAATCGGGTAAAATGCATTATGCTTGTTGATGACAATAAGATTGACAATTTCTTTCATGAACGTGTTATAAAAAAGTGTGATGCAGCCGAAACGATTATCGCCAAAGAGTCGGCACACGATGCGCTGGAATACTTAACTGCATGTGAAGCAATCCCGGATATCATTTTTCTCGATGTGAACATGCCCGGGATGAACGGTTGGGATTTTCTTGCCGAGTATAAAAAACTTGACTTAACCCATGAATGCCTTGTTGTGGTCATGATAAGTGACTTTAACGATCCCGATGACGAGGCGCTTGAGGCCACGAAGGGTATTTTTTCCGACTTCAGGCCAAAGCCACTAACAAAAGAAATACTGGAGGAAGTTATCAAAAAGTACAGCAGCGGCGAAAAAACCAGCTAA
- a CDS encoding sensor histidine kinase: MSFIPMAMYSAIGFLMLSISASFINRTIGITGLFTGKLMGNIMARRLFLKLLVAVLAIGYLRLMSHRRGWLSPELGIACITLAFLVISLLLIWKTSSRLNTIHLKKKMAEENFRTAVAVAPYALVISDIAGTIIMANKQTKALYGYKKGQLIGKNVKMLIPEKLHEDYYKVRKNFFASSSVVKFDGDDELFAKRKDNTEFPVELILTPVNTSTGTFVLATIIDLTAQKHHEEIIAKQVTQLQSKNLELEQFNYISSHDLQEPLRTLGNYINLLEEDYSDHINEEMKMHLQAMGSSIGRMSCVVRSLLEFGKLGKNKKLALTNCNTIVANVVADLGSLVKRTGASITTEIELPEFYAYETELRQLFQNLINNALKFNRDGIAPNIKITCKNKKGFYKFAIEDNGMGIHPGHCEKIFHIFHRLDNNNKYEGHGIGLANCKKIVEMHGGQIWVESEPGRGSTFKFTIINFKA, translated from the coding sequence ATGAGTTTTATTCCGATGGCAATGTATTCGGCGATAGGCTTCCTTATGCTTTCCATATCGGCTTCGTTCATCAATCGTACCATCGGCATTACCGGGCTTTTTACCGGCAAACTTATGGGAAATATAATGGCGCGGCGGCTGTTCCTAAAGCTGCTTGTCGCAGTACTGGCCATTGGTTACCTAAGGCTTATGTCACACAGGAGGGGCTGGCTTAGCCCTGAATTGGGAATAGCGTGTATTACACTTGCGTTTCTCGTTATATCCCTGCTCCTTATCTGGAAAACTTCATCACGGCTAAATACCATACACCTGAAAAAGAAAATGGCCGAGGAAAATTTCAGGACTGCTGTAGCAGTAGCTCCTTATGCATTGGTAATTTCAGATATAGCGGGAACCATAATAATGGCAAACAAACAGACCAAAGCATTGTATGGCTATAAAAAAGGGCAGTTAATTGGCAAAAATGTCAAAATGCTTATTCCCGAAAAACTCCACGAAGACTACTATAAAGTAAGGAAGAACTTTTTTGCATCATCATCAGTAGTGAAATTCGATGGTGATGATGAGCTCTTTGCCAAAAGAAAGGATAACACTGAATTTCCTGTAGAACTTATCCTTACACCTGTAAATACAAGTACGGGCACATTTGTACTGGCAACGATAATTGATCTTACTGCACAAAAACACCATGAGGAAATTATCGCTAAGCAGGTAACGCAGCTACAGAGCAAAAACCTTGAGCTCGAACAATTCAACTATATATCTTCGCATGACCTGCAGGAACCGCTGCGCACACTTGGCAACTACATTAACCTACTTGAAGAAGACTATTCCGACCACATCAATGAAGAAATGAAAATGCACCTTCAGGCTATGGGATCATCAATTGGGAGAATGAGCTGTGTTGTGCGCTCATTACTTGAGTTTGGAAAGCTGGGCAAGAATAAAAAACTCGCGCTCACCAACTGTAATACCATAGTAGCAAATGTGGTGGCCGACCTGGGAAGCCTTGTAAAAAGAACAGGAGCCAGCATTACAACCGAAATTGAACTTCCTGAATTTTATGCTTATGAGACCGAATTGCGCCAGCTTTTCCAAAACCTGATCAATAATGCCCTGAAATTTAACAGAGACGGCATTGCACCTAACATTAAGATTACATGTAAAAATAAAAAGGGTTTTTATAAATTTGCTATAGAGGACAATGGCATGGGGATCCACCCCGGTCATTGTGAAAAGATCTTCCATATTTTTCACCGACTGGACAACAATAATAAGTACGAGGGGCATGGTATCGGCCTTGCGAATTGTAAAAAAATAGTTGAAATGCATGGCGGGCAGATATGGGTGGAATCTGAACCAGGACGGGGAAGCACGTTTAAATTCACCATTATAAACTTTAAGGCATGA
- a CDS encoding sensor histidine kinase: MTFIPMAVYSAIGFVLLSVSASLMNYNLGITGLFTGNLIGNIMARKLFLQMLVAILVIGTLRIVAHRKEWLSPEFGSALLIIIFIVITLALIWKTSTTLNKIDDKKRIAVENFRIAIESAPYALVISDRDGKILSVNQQTKILYRYHEHELIGMPVMNIIPKKMHTDYVRRREQFFADNHIIKMGHNEDMLALRKDGTEFPIEIILVPIKTSTGPMCLASVIDITQRKNQEDTIKKQLIELQVKNEELEQFNYISSHDLQEPLRTVSNYISMLQEDFPDRIDGEIQEHLKTMGSAIDRMSHVVRSLLNFGKLGRKKKLVLTDCNKLVNDVAADLNSLIKNTGTEITVTCGLPEFYAYETELRQLFQNLISNAIKFRKSSISPDITISSRKLDGFYEFSVEDNGIGIHPKHSDSIFRIFHRLNSDEEYEGYGIGLANCKKIVEMHGGKIWVESEPGKGSTFKFTLLNFNK; encoded by the coding sequence ATGACATTCATTCCCATGGCAGTTTACTCTGCTATTGGTTTTGTATTATTATCAGTTTCTGCTTCGCTGATGAATTATAATTTAGGCATAACAGGGCTTTTTACCGGCAACCTTATAGGTAATATTATGGCACGCAAGCTTTTCCTGCAGATGCTTGTAGCCATCCTGGTTATAGGAACATTGCGGATAGTAGCCCATAGGAAGGAATGGCTCAGCCCGGAATTTGGCAGTGCGCTTTTAATAATAATATTTATAGTTATTACACTGGCGCTTATCTGGAAAACATCGACCACATTAAATAAGATTGATGATAAAAAGAGAATAGCCGTCGAAAACTTCCGTATAGCGATCGAATCGGCGCCCTATGCCCTGGTGATATCCGACAGGGATGGTAAAATACTGAGCGTAAACCAGCAAACAAAAATACTATATCGCTATCATGAGCATGAGCTTATAGGCATGCCGGTAATGAATATCATACCTAAAAAAATGCATACCGATTACGTGCGGCGAAGGGAACAGTTCTTTGCAGATAACCATATTATAAAAATGGGGCACAATGAAGACATGCTGGCTTTGCGAAAGGACGGCACAGAATTTCCTATTGAAATTATCCTGGTACCAATTAAAACCTCAACAGGGCCAATGTGCCTGGCATCTGTTATAGACATTACCCAAAGAAAGAACCAGGAAGACACCATAAAAAAGCAGCTGATCGAGCTGCAGGTTAAGAACGAGGAGCTGGAGCAATTCAACTATATCTCCTCCCACGACCTGCAGGAACCCCTGAGAACAGTATCAAATTACATCTCCATGCTGCAGGAAGATTTCCCTGACCGGATAGACGGAGAAATACAGGAACATCTTAAAACCATGGGCTCGGCTATTGACAGGATGAGCCATGTGGTAAGGTCGCTGCTTAATTTTGGTAAATTGGGACGTAAAAAAAAGCTCGTCCTTACCGATTGCAATAAGCTTGTGAATGACGTAGCAGCGGACCTGAACAGCCTTATAAAAAACACCGGTACCGAAATAACAGTGACCTGCGGGCTTCCCGAATTTTATGCCTATGAAACGGAATTGCGGCAGTTGTTCCAAAATCTTATCTCCAATGCCATAAAATTCAGGAAAAGCAGTATATCTCCGGATATAACAATTAGCAGCCGGAAGCTGGACGGCTTCTATGAATTCTCTGTTGAGGACAACGGAATCGGCATTCACCCTAAACATTCCGATTCTATTTTCAGGATCTTCCACCGCCTGAACAGCGACGAGGAATATGAAGGCTATGGAATAGGCCTTGCGAATTGCAAAAAAATTGTTGAAATGCACGGCGGCAAAATATGGGTAGAATCTGAACCCGGCAAAGGCAGCACATTTAAATTTACCCTATTGAATTTCAACAAATAA
- the dnaK gene encoding molecular chaperone DnaK, with protein sequence MSKIIGIDLGTTNSCVAVMEGNEPVVIPNAEGKRTTPSVIAFVEGGEIKVGDPAKRQAVTNPTKTIASIKRFMGNKFSESAKEASNVPYSVVKGDNDTPRVDIDGRLYTPQELSAMTLQKMKKTAEDYLGTTVTEAVITVPAYFNDAQRQATKEAGEIAGLKVRRIINEPTAAALAYGLDKAGKDQKIAVYDLGGGTFDISILELGDGVFEVLSTNGDTHLGGDDFDQVVIDWLANEFNSEEGVDLRKDPMALQRLKEAAEKAKIELSSSTQTEINLPYVTATASGPKHLVKTLTRAKFEQLADSLVQRSMEPVAKALKDAGLSKSDIDEVILVGGSTRIPKIQEEVEKFFGKKPSKGVNPDEVVAIGAAIQGGVLSGDVKDVLLLDVTPLSLGIETMGGVMTKLIESNTTIPTKKSQVFSTAADNQPSVEIHVLQGERPMATDNKTIGRFHLDGIPPAQRGVPQIEVTFDIDANGIIKVSATDKGTGKSHDIRIEASSGLTQEEIERMRKEAEANADADKAARERVEKLNEADAMIFQTEKQLTEFGDKLSAGNKQNIESALNELKAAYEGKDVATIQPALDKINEAWKNASEEMYKAQGDAGQQGGAQQAQPEAGQPEGDNVQDVDFEEVK encoded by the coding sequence ATGAGTAAAATAATCGGAATTGACTTAGGAACAACTAACTCGTGTGTTGCCGTAATGGAAGGTAACGAACCGGTGGTTATCCCTAATGCTGAAGGAAAAAGAACAACCCCGTCAGTAATTGCATTTGTTGAAGGCGGCGAGATCAAGGTTGGCGACCCTGCTAAGAGACAGGCAGTGACCAATCCCACAAAAACCATCGCTTCTATCAAACGCTTTATGGGTAACAAATTTTCCGAAAGCGCTAAAGAAGCAAGCAATGTGCCTTACAGTGTTGTAAAAGGCGACAACGACACCCCGCGTGTTGATATCGATGGCCGCCTGTACACGCCACAGGAACTGTCTGCAATGACACTACAGAAAATGAAAAAAACGGCTGAGGATTACCTTGGCACAACAGTTACCGAAGCGGTTATTACCGTACCGGCCTATTTTAATGACGCGCAACGCCAGGCTACCAAAGAAGCCGGTGAGATTGCAGGCCTTAAAGTAAGGAGGATCATCAACGAGCCTACTGCAGCCGCTCTTGCTTACGGGCTTGACAAAGCAGGAAAAGACCAAAAGATAGCGGTATATGACCTTGGTGGCGGTACTTTCGATATCTCGATCCTCGAATTGGGTGATGGTGTATTCGAAGTGCTTTCTACAAATGGTGATACGCACCTTGGAGGGGATGACTTTGACCAGGTGGTTATCGACTGGCTTGCCAACGAATTCAACAGCGAAGAAGGTGTAGACCTTCGTAAAGACCCAATGGCGCTACAGCGTTTGAAGGAAGCTGCTGAAAAAGCGAAAATCGAGCTTTCGTCATCTACACAAACCGAAATAAACCTGCCTTATGTAACAGCTACAGCTTCAGGGCCTAAGCACTTGGTGAAAACACTCACAAGGGCTAAATTTGAGCAGCTTGCCGACAGCCTGGTACAGCGCTCTATGGAGCCTGTTGCAAAAGCGTTGAAAGATGCAGGCCTTTCTAAATCAGATATTGATGAGGTGATCCTTGTAGGTGGTTCTACACGTATCCCTAAAATACAGGAAGAAGTAGAGAAATTCTTTGGTAAAAAACCATCGAAAGGCGTTAACCCGGATGAGGTTGTTGCTATCGGTGCTGCAATCCAGGGTGGTGTACTTTCTGGCGATGTTAAAGACGTACTCCTTCTTGACGTTACCCCACTTTCCCTTGGTATCGAGACTATGGGCGGCGTGATGACAAAGCTTATCGAATCGAACACTACGATCCCTACCAAAAAATCGCAGGTATTCTCTACAGCTGCTGACAACCAGCCTTCTGTTGAGATCCACGTACTGCAGGGCGAGAGGCCAATGGCTACCGATAACAAGACGATAGGCCGTTTCCACCTTGACGGAATTCCACCTGCACAAAGGGGCGTGCCGCAAATCGAGGTAACCTTTGATATCGATGCCAATGGTATCATCAAAGTATCGGCTACCGATAAAGGGACAGGCAAATCGCACGATATCCGTATCGAGGCTTCTTCAGGGCTTACCCAGGAAGAGATTGAAAGGATGCGTAAGGAAGCAGAGGCAAATGCCGATGCGGATAAAGCAGCACGCGAAAGGGTTGAAAAACTGAACGAGGCAGATGCTATGATTTTCCAGACCGAAAAGCAGCTGACAGAGTTTGGTGATAAATTGTCAGCAGGCAACAAGCAAAACATCGAGTCAGCTCTTAACGAGCTGAAAGCAGCTTACGAAGGCAAAGATGTTGCAACCATTCAGCCGGCACTTGACAAAATCAATGAAGCGTGGAAAAATGCTTCAGAAGAGATGTACAAAGCACAGGGTGATGCCGGACAACAGGGCGGCGCACAACAGGCACAACCGGAAGCAGGCCAGCCTGAAGGTGACAACGTTCAGGATGTAGACTTTGAAGAAGTGAAATAA
- a CDS encoding glycoside hydrolase family 5 protein — translation MTNKTKLILFFLAFAGLLSSCKSYSTYGDNGKVYKGTISKTKGTQILDSNGDPITLKGTNIGNWLVPEGYMFKMGKVSSPTKINELLLEMVGPDSLKVFWGKYLDNYITQEDIKYLKRTGSNHIRLPFHYKLFTKETYMGKRNVGFEYMDRIIEWCRQENMYVLLDMHCAPGGQTGDNIDDSAGYPWLYFSKSAQDEMSDIWKKIASHYKDDPIVLGYDVINEPFAHYFAKEIPDYNHRLFLVYERMVKDIRSVDTKHTIYLNGSMWAGDFGVFERVLDENVVYEFHKYWFDINQEAIQKYIDFRDKYNVPIYIGETGENTDEWVMEFRKLLDENKVNWAFWPYKKMDNLRGIMNFKQPEDYPLITKYADSDRSSYEKVRENMPDRVKVQKALNEFLENCKYKNNFQNKGYIEGLGFTVE, via the coding sequence ATGACAAACAAAACCAAACTGATTCTCTTTTTCCTTGCCTTCGCGGGACTGCTATCGTCCTGTAAATCCTACTCCACTTATGGCGATAACGGCAAAGTGTATAAAGGTACTATTTCAAAAACAAAAGGCACGCAGATACTGGATTCAAATGGCGACCCTATTACCCTGAAAGGTACCAATATTGGCAACTGGCTCGTTCCAGAAGGCTACATGTTCAAGATGGGCAAGGTGAGCTCTCCAACGAAGATCAATGAGTTGCTGCTGGAAATGGTAGGGCCGGACAGCCTTAAGGTGTTCTGGGGCAAATACCTCGACAACTATATTACCCAGGAGGATATAAAGTACCTGAAACGCACGGGATCGAACCATATACGGCTCCCCTTCCATTACAAGCTGTTTACAAAGGAAACCTACATGGGCAAGCGCAATGTCGGTTTTGAATACATGGACAGAATTATCGAATGGTGCCGCCAGGAAAACATGTATGTGCTTCTCGATATGCACTGCGCACCAGGCGGGCAGACGGGCGATAACATAGACGACAGTGCCGGTTATCCGTGGCTGTACTTCAGCAAGTCGGCACAGGATGAGATGAGCGATATATGGAAAAAGATTGCCAGCCATTATAAGGACGACCCTATCGTATTAGGTTATGACGTAATCAACGAGCCTTTTGCCCATTATTTTGCCAAGGAGATACCCGATTACAACCACAGGCTGTTTCTGGTCTATGAGCGCATGGTGAAGGACATCAGGTCGGTAGATACAAAACACACCATTTACCTGAATGGCTCGATGTGGGCAGGCGACTTTGGCGTATTCGAACGCGTGTTGGATGAGAATGTGGTCTATGAATTCCACAAATATTGGTTCGACATCAACCAGGAAGCGATACAGAAATATATCGACTTCCGTGACAAATACAATGTGCCCATATACATTGGGGAGACGGGTGAGAACACTGACGAGTGGGTAATGGAATTCCGCAAATTGCTTGACGAAAACAAAGTGAACTGGGCATTCTGGCCCTACAAAAAGATGGATAACCTTCGCGGCATTATGAACTTTAAGCAGCCGGAAGATTATCCTTTGATCACCAAGTACGCCGACAGTGACCGCAGCTCCTACGAAAAAGTACGCGAGAACATGCCTGACAGGGTTAAAGTACAGAAAGCCCTGAATGAGTTTTTAGAGAACTGCAAATACAAGAACAACTTCCAGAATAAAGGATATATCGAGGGATTAGGGTTTACGGTGGAGTAG
- a CDS encoding carboxypeptidase-like regulatory domain-containing protein, translating into MTPSDKGRFCASCQKNVRDFTLSSDREIASAFAKGINLCGRFLPSQLDRELSVSQEKSPVWSAAAAILAMMSLGTLGVSAQTPVATEQQIPDETSPKMTEPSSLLVSGTITDFSGPLPNVAVTIKGTQACEMTDSNGKYSIEACSGQTIVFSHRGFILQEGTIADPDSGAIDISFEAGQLLDEIVVTGYGNSRRQLSIVGVVSLTTKTIEKRRTFFGRIFHAVGNVFR; encoded by the coding sequence ATGACACCATCAGATAAAGGCCGTTTCTGCGCTTCCTGCCAAAAGAACGTACGGGATTTTACATTGTCATCGGACAGGGAGATTGCATCGGCATTCGCCAAAGGCATAAACCTTTGCGGGCGTTTTTTGCCGTCACAGCTTGACAGGGAATTATCAGTTTCTCAGGAAAAAAGTCCTGTATGGTCAGCCGCAGCGGCAATTTTAGCAATGATGTCGTTAGGGACTTTAGGTGTATCGGCACAAACGCCTGTAGCTACAGAACAGCAAATTCCTGATGAGACATCACCGAAAATGACCGAACCCTCTTCGCTGCTCGTAAGCGGCACAATAACCGATTTTTCAGGACCGTTGCCAAATGTGGCTGTAACCATTAAAGGAACACAGGCATGCGAAATGACAGATAGCAACGGTAAATATTCTATTGAAGCATGTTCAGGGCAAACAATTGTATTTTCCCATCGCGGCTTTATCCTCCAGGAAGGCACTATTGCTGATCCTGATTCAGGTGCCATTGATATTTCTTTTGAAGCCGGGCAGCTATTAGACGAAATAGTGGTAACCGGCTATGGGAATTCGAGGCGACAACTATCAATCGTAGGAGTTGTATCACTTACCACCAAAACCATAGAAAAAAGGCGCACGTTCTTCGGGCGCATCTTCCACGCTGTAGGAAACGTATTCCGGTGA
- a CDS encoding carboxypeptidase-like regulatory domain-containing protein codes for MKKPIQISIPTPCHENWANMTPANKGRFCSSCQKTVRDFTSSSDREIVEAIKNDGYACGRFRASQLGRDLVVPKEKSKFWMAASAVAITLLTVGVNEVSAQTPIKTEQHETKTGDIDTNVLPEGVKIITGTVFDQQGLPLPGANIKVKGSIAPGVQTDFDGNFVIQASPREKLEVTFVGMKTQVVTVGFSATVPDVIMYDDPYIFMGEIIVEYKKLRISVASQYMFDY; via the coding sequence ATGAAAAAACCAATCCAAATATCCATCCCCACCCCATGCCATGAGAACTGGGCAAATATGACACCAGCCAATAAAGGCCGTTTCTGCTCTTCCTGCCAAAAAACTGTGCGCGACTTTACAAGCTCATCCGACAGGGAGATCGTTGAAGCTATTAAAAATGATGGATATGCCTGTGGGCGTTTTCGGGCTTCCCAACTGGGAAGAGACCTAGTTGTTCCAAAAGAAAAAAGCAAATTCTGGATGGCAGCAAGTGCGGTGGCAATAACGTTATTGACCGTTGGCGTAAATGAAGTTTCGGCACAGACTCCTATAAAGACAGAGCAGCATGAAACTAAAACCGGAGATATAGATACAAACGTTCTGCCGGAAGGCGTAAAAATAATTACGGGGACCGTATTCGATCAACAGGGCCTGCCATTACCTGGCGCAAATATAAAGGTGAAAGGCAGTATAGCTCCGGGTGTACAAACCGATTTTGATGGAAATTTTGTAATTCAGGCTTCTCCGCGCGAAAAATTGGAGGTCACTTTTGTGGGTATGAAAACCCAAGTTGTAACAGTAGGCTTCTCAGCAACTGTACCAGATGTGATAATGTATGATGACCCATATATATTTATGGGCGAAATTATAGTTGAATACAAGAAACTTCGCATTTCTGTAGCCTCCCAGTATATGTTTGATTATTAA
- a CDS encoding carboxypeptidase-like regulatory domain-containing protein, producing the protein MRTSIQILTLVFFFAVNFFLVGTNTASAQASDTGILPEGLKIITGTVMDEQDMPIPGAEVKIRSTNTKVQTDFDGKYSINAKDGDVLVFAYQGMKTQNIKVSKKTKIKVVMREDYREVDSIVYGCCFCTGFHISVASEFMFNY; encoded by the coding sequence ATGAGAACATCAATACAAATACTCACCCTAGTTTTTTTCTTTGCTGTAAATTTCTTTTTAGTTGGAACAAATACCGCTTCGGCACAGGCTTCCGATACAGGTATTTTACCGGAAGGCCTTAAAATAATTACAGGTACTGTAATGGATGAACAGGACATGCCAATACCCGGTGCTGAGGTAAAGATCAGGAGTACAAATACAAAAGTACAAACCGATTTTGATGGCAAATATTCTATTAATGCCAAAGATGGTGATGTCTTAGTATTCGCTTACCAGGGAATGAAGACTCAAAATATCAAAGTATCTAAAAAGACAAAAATCAAAGTAGTAATGCGGGAGGATTATCGGGAAGTTGACAGCATTGTGTATGGTTGTTGTTTTTGTACAGGATTTCATATTTCAGTTGCTTCAGAATTTATGTTCAATTATTAA
- a CDS encoding carboxypeptidase-like regulatory domain-containing protein, whose amino-acid sequence MKKPVQISIPTPCHENWSAMTPADKGRFCGMCQKNVHDFTRSSDREIASAFANEPDLCGRFLPSQLERELSVTQEKSPVWSAAAAVLAMMALGTTEMAAQTPVPTEQSSQFNEAMIGKVAMPATVITGTITDATGPMPGVVVAIEGSTITAQTDFDGKYSIEARPGFTLVYSFPGYVAQKRVVESKTRVVDILMREDEMLDEVTVTGYRSTTRAISGAVSIISTVEVTEKKRTFFGRIFHSIGNLFR is encoded by the coding sequence ATGAAGAAGCCTGTACAAATATCCATTCCCACCCCCTGCCACGAAAACTGGTCTGCTATGACACCCGCCGATAAAGGCCGCTTTTGCGGTATGTGCCAAAAAAACGTTCATGATTTTACGCGGTCATCCGACAGGGAGATAGCATCGGCATTCGCCAATGAGCCTGATCTATGCGGGCGTTTCCTTCCCTCGCAATTGGAAAGGGAACTGTCGGTCACCCAAGAGAAAAGCCCTGTATGGTCAGCCGCAGCTGCAGTCCTGGCAATGATGGCATTAGGCACAACCGAAATGGCTGCACAGACTCCGGTACCAACAGAGCAGTCATCACAATTTAATGAAGCCATGATAGGTAAAGTGGCAATGCCCGCCACTGTGATAACAGGCACTATAACCGATGCTACCGGGCCAATGCCGGGAGTAGTAGTCGCAATAGAGGGCAGTACCATAACAGCACAAACCGACTTTGATGGTAAATACTCCATTGAAGCAAGGCCGGGATTTACGCTGGTATATTCCTTCCCGGGTTATGTAGCGCAAAAACGGGTTGTTGAATCTAAGACAAGGGTTGTTGATATTCTGATGAGGGAAGATGAAATGCTGGACGAGGTAACGGTTACTGGCTACAGGAGTACAACACGTGCTATTTCTGGTGCGGTAAGTATTATTTCAACAGTAGAGGTAACAGAAAAAAAACGCACCTTCTTTGGGCGCATTTTCCATTCGATAGGTAATTTATTCCGTTAA
- a CDS encoding alpha/beta hydrolase, with protein MKKYLLLLPALLLFLNLGCSTDDTTTSEPLTARNILNVAYGTDSEQTMDVYLPANRDEDTKVMVLVHGGAWASGSKEDVTELVPVLQQRFPEHAIVNINYRLATQTSPAMPKQIEDIQKVLDYIAGSDYHVSDDYALIGFSAGAHLSMLYAYSYDTDHHVKAVVDIVGPADFTDPAYLSHQLYPIASQFLLGTTAPTPQQIATISPANYITPQSPPTITFYGGQDPLVPASQGPRLKAKLDQEGVYNEFSFYPDGGHADWDEATFTEVYSKVETFLRAKL; from the coding sequence ATGAAAAAATACTTATTACTCCTTCCTGCACTGCTTTTATTCCTAAACCTTGGATGCAGTACAGACGACACGACTACAAGCGAACCCCTTACCGCCAGGAACATTTTAAATGTTGCCTATGGTACGGACAGCGAACAGACCATGGATGTTTACCTTCCCGCCAATAGGGATGAAGATACCAAAGTTATGGTACTGGTACACGGCGGCGCATGGGCATCGGGAAGCAAAGAAGATGTAACTGAATTGGTCCCGGTGCTGCAGCAGCGTTTCCCGGAGCATGCTATCGTGAATATCAACTACAGGCTCGCTACCCAAACAAGCCCCGCCATGCCGAAACAGATCGAGGATATCCAAAAAGTGCTGGATTATATTGCCGGCAGCGACTATCACGTTTCTGATGATTATGCGCTTATCGGGTTTAGCGCGGGTGCACATCTTTCCATGCTGTACGCTTACAGCTACGATACCGATCATCATGTAAAAGCGGTAGTGGATATAGTAGGTCCCGCAGATTTTACTGACCCTGCCTACCTGTCGCACCAGCTGTACCCTATCGCTTCGCAGTTCCTTTTAGGCACAACAGCACCAACACCACAGCAGATAGCAACCATTAGCCCTGCAAATTACATCACACCGCAATCGCCGCCAACTATAACCTTCTATGGCGGACAAGACCCGTTGGTTCCCGCAAGCCAGGGTCCGAGGCTGAAGGCAAAGCTTGACCAGGAAGGTGTGTATAATGAATTCAGTTTTTATCCTGACGGTGGGCATGCCGACTGGGATGAAGCAACTTTTACAGAAGTTTATAGTAAGGTTGAAACTTTTTTGAGGGCAAAGCTGTAA
- a CDS encoding C40 family peptidase translates to MFGICNLAIVPLRLEPSDRSEMTSQVLFGEHFKVLEQTPKWSRIEMGFDGYNGWIDNKQFRLISESEYNTLNNTPAVLNADLIEYITGPDNGLMPIPLGAALTFLDIPALNTEKFTFEGLRSSGVTNKQSLIQTAYMYLNTPYLWGGKTPFGIDCSGMVQMVYKLNGYNLLRDASQQATQGEALSFIEESEPGDLAFFDNEEGRIIHVGIIMEDNYIIHGHGKVRIDRLDHLGIYNIDTKRHTHKLRVIKKII, encoded by the coding sequence ATGTTTGGTATTTGCAATCTTGCCATTGTCCCACTTCGTTTAGAACCAAGTGACAGGAGCGAAATGACTTCGCAGGTCTTATTCGGCGAGCATTTTAAGGTCCTGGAGCAAACTCCCAAATGGTCGCGGATCGAAATGGGTTTCGACGGCTATAACGGATGGATCGATAACAAGCAGTTCAGGCTCATTAGCGAAAGCGAATACAATACTCTTAACAATACCCCGGCTGTACTTAATGCAGACCTTATTGAATACATCACCGGGCCGGACAATGGATTAATGCCTATCCCTCTTGGGGCAGCCCTTACGTTTCTCGATATTCCCGCATTGAACACCGAAAAATTTACGTTTGAAGGACTCAGGTCTTCGGGCGTGACTAATAAGCAAAGCCTTATACAGACAGCTTATATGTACCTCAACACGCCTTATTTATGGGGCGGCAAGACGCCGTTTGGCATCGATTGTTCCGGAATGGTTCAGATGGTGTATAAACTGAATGGCTACAACTTGCTCAGGGATGCATCACAACAGGCTACCCAGGGTGAAGCCCTTAGTTTCATAGAAGAAAGTGAACCCGGCGACCTTGCGTTTTTTGATAATGAAGAAGGCCGCATCATCCACGTAGGCATCATCATGGAAGATAACTACATCATCCATGGACACGGGAAAGTACGCATCGACCGTCTGGATCATCTCGGCATTTATAACATCGACACAAAAAGGCATACGCACAAGCTGCGCGTGATTAAAAAAATAATTTAA